Proteins from a genomic interval of Schaalia odontolytica:
- a CDS encoding lysophospholipase: MSLSGTFTRPVDCRDAAVIFSHTFLSDRHASGMFDMLGRALRRAGYATLSCDFSGHGESGDEIIAFEPLIEDFRSASGWLADQGFERQVCVGHEFGATVALRACPPAVQTFILVSPVLGPLSYDWSVVFSEVQLSDLELHGTTTVPDDSQSVRRQFTISKRTLADMSMVSAEEVLSGLDVPVLITHDPFDSETGLLDRTRDAFHMLPDGSVVEMIAVPDSVVDGYTPPEGVPVAGEVVERALHVSDSANLPDLRDVASRWASRWVPVGR, translated from the coding sequence GTGTCCCTGTCCGGGACCTTCACGCGCCCCGTGGACTGCCGCGACGCCGCGGTGATCTTTTCTCACACGTTTCTGTCGGATCGTCACGCGTCGGGCATGTTTGACATGCTGGGGCGCGCGCTGCGCCGCGCGGGGTACGCGACTCTCTCCTGTGACTTCTCGGGCCACGGCGAATCCGGGGACGAGATCATCGCGTTCGAGCCGCTGATCGAGGACTTCCGTTCGGCCTCGGGGTGGCTGGCCGACCAGGGGTTTGAGCGCCAGGTGTGCGTGGGTCACGAGTTTGGTGCCACCGTCGCCTTGCGTGCGTGCCCTCCAGCAGTCCAGACCTTCATCCTGGTCTCGCCGGTCCTGGGGCCCCTGTCCTACGACTGGAGCGTCGTGTTCTCCGAGGTGCAGCTGTCGGATCTGGAGCTTCACGGAACCACGACCGTCCCCGACGACTCACAGTCCGTGCGCCGCCAGTTCACCATCTCGAAGCGCACGCTGGCCGACATGTCGATGGTCTCAGCCGAGGAGGTGCTCAGTGGCCTCGACGTTCCCGTCCTCATCACGCACGACCCCTTTGATTCGGAGACCGGCCTGCTGGATCGCACGCGCGACGCGTTCCACATGCTGCCCGACGGGTCGGTCGTCGAGATGATCGCCGTGCCGGACTCCGTCGTTGATGGGTACACGCCGCCCGAAGGGGTGCCCGTCGCGGGCGAGGTCGTGGAACGGGCGCTGCATGTCTCCGACTCCGCGAACTTGCCCGACCTGCGTGACGTTGCCTCCCGGTGGGCGAGCCGCTGGGTGCCTGTCGGCAGGTAG
- a CDS encoding trimeric intracellular cation channel family protein, with product MHPLDALNDSLPEIFRAIDLMGVLLNGILGGKVARERNFDAVGFCILAIMTALAGGMIRDLLLATRSGAPVAITDPYYLGFAIVGALVAMAFRMDSRAWSVLLVIADGMVLGCWSATGAIKTLDAGFAVMPAILLGMMTAIGGGMVRDISAGLVPRVFGGNNLYATPAFACSVVTVGFWFLGQPVLGMGASIIVGLVFTAMAHWRRWRLPQTREWTITLTYSQLKALRRGRR from the coding sequence ATGCACCCGCTAGACGCCTTGAACGACTCTCTGCCCGAGATATTTCGAGCCATCGACCTGATGGGCGTCCTCCTCAACGGCATCCTCGGGGGCAAGGTCGCGCGCGAACGCAACTTTGACGCCGTCGGCTTCTGCATCCTCGCGATCATGACGGCGCTCGCTGGTGGCATGATTCGCGACCTCCTCCTCGCCACGCGCTCCGGCGCCCCCGTGGCCATCACCGACCCGTACTACCTGGGATTTGCGATCGTCGGCGCCCTCGTTGCGATGGCCTTCCGCATGGATTCGCGCGCCTGGTCGGTGCTCCTGGTCATCGCTGACGGCATGGTGCTCGGCTGCTGGAGCGCGACCGGCGCGATCAAGACCCTCGACGCGGGCTTCGCGGTCATGCCCGCGATCCTCCTGGGCATGATGACCGCCATCGGCGGGGGCATGGTGCGTGACATCTCCGCCGGGCTGGTCCCCCGCGTCTTCGGGGGCAATAACCTGTACGCCACCCCGGCCTTCGCGTGCTCGGTCGTGACCGTCGGATTCTGGTTCCTCGGCCAGCCGGTGCTCGGCATGGGCGCCTCCATCATCGTGGGACTCGTGTTCACCGCCATGGCGCACTGGCGACGCTGGAGGCTCCCGCAGACCCGCGAGTGGACGATCACTCTCACGTACTCACAGCTCAAGGCCCTGCGTCGGGGCAGACGATAA
- a CDS encoding PfkB family carbohydrate kinase, translating to MTALFAGLTTLDVLHRLDHAPDPTVKVTSTGFTMAAGGPATNAAVTYAALCAASRRAAASAERPSSSVAPGSRAGEQSVERGAESGDAPLLLTALGEGPVAAFLAADLACAGVRVADATARAQPSSDGNDEGTAAASSSARVPAVSSIIEHPEGRMVASTNARLDVEAARIAPLLPTRVGVVLVDGHNPSLAHEALTLGMERVEEDDPFALLEAEVPHPRILDGGSWKDWLTSLLGLVDIAVVSEDFCPPVMARPNGEQVADFLRGFGITRTVRTRGERSVQYWWDGARGEVPVRRVEDSSTLGAGDAFHGAFAWAIERAGDADPEAIIRFASAVAGVSVSSFGTRRWRASPELEELVRGW from the coding sequence ATGACCGCTCTCTTCGCCGGACTCACGACCCTGGACGTCCTGCATCGACTCGACCACGCTCCCGACCCGACCGTCAAGGTGACGTCCACCGGATTCACGATGGCTGCGGGCGGGCCGGCGACCAACGCGGCGGTCACCTACGCGGCGCTGTGTGCGGCATCCCGCCGCGCCGCCGCCTCTGCCGAGCGCCCCTCCTCAAGCGTCGCGCCCGGCTCGCGCGCCGGCGAACAAAGTGTTGAGCGAGGAGCGGAATCGGGCGACGCGCCGCTTCTCCTCACGGCGCTCGGGGAGGGACCCGTGGCTGCCTTTCTCGCCGCCGATCTTGCCTGCGCCGGGGTGCGCGTCGCGGATGCCACGGCACGCGCGCAGCCGTCCTCGGACGGGAACGACGAGGGCACCGCTGCGGCCTCGTCGTCGGCGCGAGTCCCCGCCGTGTCGTCGATCATTGAGCATCCCGAGGGGCGGATGGTGGCCTCCACGAACGCGCGGCTCGACGTGGAGGCCGCACGCATCGCTCCGCTCCTTCCCACACGCGTCGGGGTGGTCCTCGTCGACGGGCACAATCCCTCCCTGGCGCACGAGGCCCTGACCCTCGGCATGGAGCGGGTGGAAGAGGACGACCCCTTTGCCCTCCTTGAGGCGGAAGTGCCCCACCCGCGCATCCTCGACGGCGGCTCCTGGAAGGACTGGCTCACCTCGCTCCTTGGCCTGGTCGACATTGCCGTCGTATCCGAAGACTTCTGCCCGCCCGTGATGGCGCGCCCGAACGGGGAACAGGTCGCCGATTTCCTGCGCGGGTTCGGCATCACGCGGACGGTGCGCACCCGCGGGGAGCGTTCGGTGCAGTACTGGTGGGACGGGGCGCGCGGAGAGGTTCCGGTCCGACGCGTCGAGGATTCCTCGACGTTGGGCGCGGGCGACGCGTTCCACGGGGCCTTCGCGTGGGCCATCGAGCGCGCCGGTGACGCCGACCCGGAGGCCATCATCCGTTTCGCCTCGGCGGTCGCCGGGGTGTCGGTGTCCTCCTTCGGGACGAGGCGGTGGCGTGCTTCCCCGGAGCTGGAGGAGCTGGTGCGCGGCTGGTAG